The Musa acuminata AAA Group cultivar baxijiao unplaced genomic scaffold, Cavendish_Baxijiao_AAA HiC_scaffold_279, whole genome shotgun sequence nucleotide sequence TATGAATATACAAGCCAAAACTGTGAAAACCCAGAAATATACATGCCCAGTTAAGATGTGATATGATTGCATCGCGGTGTCTAAGGACACGATCTAATAGATCGTTGTATCGAGTAGTTGGATCGTAATCTCTTACCATAAAAATTGCTGCATGTGCAGCAGCACCAACTATGAGAAACCCACCGATCCACATGTGATGTGTGAACAACGAAAGTTGTGTACCATAGTCAATAGCTAGGTATGGATAGGGAGGCATGGAATACATATGGTGAGCTACAATAATGGTTAAAGAGCCTAACATAGCCAGGTTAAGAGATAATTGAGCATGCCACGACGTTGTTAGGATTTCATAGAGTCCTTTATGGCCCTGGCCTGTAAATGGACCTTTATGAGCCTCTAAAATGTCTTTAATGCTATGACCAATGCCCCAGTTGgttctatacatatgaccagcgatcaggaaaagaattgcaatagctaaatgatggtgtgcaatatcggtcagccatagaccacctgttattgggtccaatcctccgcgaaaagtaagaaattccgcgtattttgaccaattcaaggtgaaaaagggggttgctccctcggcaaaactgggataaagttgagccaaaaggtcccgattcaagataaattcatgaggaagcggtatctctttaggatcaactccagcgtcgagaaattggttaatcggtaaagatacatggatttggtgtcccgcccaagaaagagacccaagtcctagtaaccccgctaagtggtgatttaacatagattctacatcttggaaccaagccaatttgggggcggctttgtgataatggaaccaaccagcaaaaagcattaacgatgcaaagaccaatgcgccaatggcggtacaatagagttgtaattcactagttattccagatgctcgccaaatctgaaaaaacccggaggttatttgtattcctcggaaacctccacccacatcaccattcaatatttcttgacctactattggccaaactacctgggcactgggtgcaatgtgagtaggatcacttagccatgcttcataattggaaaaacgagcgccatggaagtacatgccactcagccaaagaaagataatggagagttgaccaaaatgagcactaaatacttttcgagagatctcctccaaatcactggtatgactatcgaaatcgtgagcatcagcatgtaggttccagatccaagtggtagtatcagggcccttagctattgttcttgagaaatggccgggtctggcccattcctcgaaagacgtttttatgggatccctatctacaacaattttcacttctggttccggcgaacgaataatcattaagtcctcctctttccggacaacacatacaaagagacccgccaacagtttttagtgaacctctgaaagatagctattttatttatgttatgattagtacctttctttcctatctcccatccatctattttatttagttattcactagAGCAATTATGATATTGAAGTCAATCCGAGGCAAGTGTTCGGATCTATTATGACATAACGATTAGGTGCCCAACGGACCCCTTTTCTCTTGGAAAGTCCTTTCCCAGCATGacgaaaaaactatttttttgtgcaaactagtgtacttatatctgaatgtataaatacctatatgaatctacttccaatacctatatgaatctacttccatggaatatcttattactttactCTAAATTAAATCACAAGACCATTCATTAGAATTAATAAGATCCATTCCTATATCTTATCTGTATTTAGTCATTCGAAGGTACCTTTTATTAGCTTTATTAGTTTTATTCTATACTGTATTCGGATCATTTATCCCTACGAGATACCATACAATGATTTTAGAAGGAAGGGATATAATAAAATTCTTGATTGGATCTTTTCATGGGAACGatctattttatttgattgatggatccaacaactaattttaatgaattaaaaaagagagtggttttattcgaaacgcctcgtgatcttcaaccaattatgtgcttcaatataATTACCTGGACTAAGCGCTATAGCTTGTTTCCAATACTCAGCAGCTTGATCGAACCAAGCCTCCGCAATTTCAGAATCACCCTGTAGAATGGCCTGTTCTCCCCGGTCGGAATAGGTGGTTCCTTCCCTTAGAACCGTACTTGAGAGTTTCCTACCTCATACGGCTCGGCAATCGATTCTTTTTACTTGCGCCCCATCTTAATCTACCCTATGCTAACTGAATTAGATTTGTCATAAATGTATCCCCTTTTTCCCATTTTTGTTGGGTTAGCCAGAAGAAGTTAATTACATAAGTTTAAAACTCTAATTTTTTGATCAATAACAAGTTTTGTCTTTTCTCCCACCTTCAGAAGAATGAAGCATAGATCGCCCCTATATCCTATAGATAGTGTTTATATAGTGTTAGAATTTTCTGAAAGGTAACTATCTCGGtttcatatatgaaatttatatagatatagaatctttgaaaaagactttcctccataagataagaaaaaagaacttactatctttgggatctgatgctacaccgctgctcaatactttagtggatcgactctattacataagttgattcctaacttttatcccgtattatggcataagtaagcaaagcagttcttaactctatcgacccaatagtttgttaattgatctttacggtgctttctctatcaattcaatcctttatccatagagtatagtatataggctgtatctatttcttcctattttggttctcgtgaagtctctttatttgctacagctgataaaaatcgttgctttagacgatgcatatgtagaaagcctattttttctagtctttactagtcgattggatctttttttccttctttctatagTGGAGATAGTCGCACGTAATGACAGATCACGGCCATATTATTAAAAGCTTGTGGTAAGAATGGGTTTCGCTCTAGTGCCCggaaataata carries:
- the LOC135657583 gene encoding photosystem I P700 chlorophyll a apoprotein A1, whose amino-acid sequence is MIIRSPEPEVKIVVDRDPIKTSFEEWARPGHFSRTIAKGPDTTTWIWNLHADAHDFDSHTSDLEEISRKVFSAHFGQLSIIFLWLSGMYFHGARFSNYEAWLSDPTHIAPSAQVVWPIVGQEILNGDVGGGFRGIQITSGFFQIWRASGITSELQLYCTAIGALVFASLMLFAGWFHYHKAAPKLAWFQDVESMLNHHLAGLLGLGSLSWAGHQIHVSLPINQFLDAGVDPKEIPLPHEFILNRDLLAQLYPSFAEGATPFFTLNWSKYAEFLTFRGGLDPITGGLWLTDIAHHHLAIAILFLIAGHMYRTNWGIGHSIKDILEAHKGPFTGQGHKGLYEILTTSWHAQLSLNLAMLGSLTIIVAHHMYSMPPYPYLAIDYGTQLSLFTHHMWIGGFLIVGAAAHAAIFMVRDYDPTTRYNDLLDRVLRHRDAIISHLNWACIFLGFHSFGLYIHNDTMSALGRPQDMFSDTAIQLQPIFAQWVQNTHALAPGITAPGATASTSLTWGGGELVAVGGKVALLPIPLGTADFLVHHIHAFTIHVTVLILLKGVLFARSSRLIPDKANLGFRFPCDGPGRGGTCQVSAWDHVFLGLFWMYNAISVVIFHFSWKMQSDVWGTISDQGVVTHITGGNFAQSSITINGWLRDFLWAQASQVIQSYGSSLSAYGLFFLGAHFVWAFSLMFLFSGRGYWQELIESIVWAHNKLKVAPATQPRALSIVQGRAVGVTHYLLGGIATTWAFFLARIIAVG